Proteins co-encoded in one Podarcis muralis chromosome 12, rPodMur119.hap1.1, whole genome shotgun sequence genomic window:
- the SOSTDC1 gene encoding sclerostin domain-containing protein 1 — protein MLLSALQLSGILLACLLLKGCWAFKNDATEILYSHVVKPIPASSSNNSTLNQARNGGRHPGFDRTSRVQVGCRELRSTKYISDGQCTSINPLKELVCAGECLPLPVLPNWIGGGYGSKYWSRRSSQEWRCVNDKTRTQRIQLQCQDGSTRTYKVTVVTACKCKRYTRQHNESSHNFEGASQTKPAQHHKERKRNSKTMKHPPS, from the exons ATGCTCCTCTCCGCTCTTCAGCTCTCTGGCATTCTGCTCGCCTGCCTGCTCCTGAAGGGCTGCTGGGCTTTCAAGAACGATGCCACCGAGATCCTTTATTCCCACGTGGTGAAACCCATTCCGGCCAGCTCCAGCAACAACAGCACCTTGAACCAAGCGAGAAATGGAGGCAGACACCCGGGATTCGACCGGACCA GTCGTGTTCAAGTTGGATGCCGGGAACTGAGATCCACCAAATACATTTCTGATGGCCAATGTACCAGCATAAACCCTCTGAAAGAGCTGGTGTGTGCTGGGGAGTGTCTCCCTTTGCCGGTGTTGCCTAATTGGATCGGAGGAGGCTATGGTTCCAAGTACTGGAGCAGAAGGAGCTCACAGGAGTGGCGATGTGTCAACGACAAGACCCGCACCCAAAGGATTCAGCTTCAGTGTCAAGATGGAAGTACAAGAACCTACAAAGTAACTGTCGTTACGGCTTGCAAGTGCAAGAGGTACACCAGGCAACACAACGAATCCAGCCATAACTTTGAAGGAGCATCTCAAACAAAGCCCGCGCAGCATCATAAAGAGAGGAAAAGGAACAGCAAAACCATGAAGCATCCCCCAAGTTAG